In Janthinobacterium sp. 67, a genomic segment contains:
- the tnpA gene encoding IS66-like element accessory protein TnpA, with product MDTIIQPVARPSKRGSYRRHSDEFKRAVVAQSLLPDASVSRIARQHNLNANQVFAWRKLFGEGQQESGNNVCTLLPVTVVASVMAQPVAEQAPACGGIIELTVGKARLRLEGAVDTAVLHLVLQRLLP from the coding sequence ATGGACACAATAATTCAACCAGTCGCAAGACCCTCAAAACGTGGCAGCTACCGGCGCCACTCCGATGAATTCAAGCGGGCCGTCGTCGCCCAGTCGCTGCTGCCTGACGCATCCGTTTCGCGCATCGCCCGCCAGCACAACCTCAACGCCAATCAGGTATTCGCTTGGCGTAAACTGTTCGGAGAAGGCCAGCAGGAATCTGGCAATAATGTCTGCACACTGCTGCCGGTGACGGTGGTGGCGTCGGTCATGGCACAGCCCGTGGCCGAGCAGGCACCAGCGTGCGGCGGCATCATCGAACTGACCGTTGGCAAAGCGCGGCTGCGGCTGGAAGGCGCCGTTGACACTGCCGTGCTGCACCTGGTGTTGCAGCGGCTGCTGCCATGA
- the tnpB gene encoding IS66 family insertion sequence element accessory protein TnpB (TnpB, as the term is used for proteins encoded by IS66 family insertion elements, is considered an accessory protein, since TnpC, encoded by a neighboring gene, is a DDE family transposase.) — MIGLPAHTRIWIVAGITDMRCGFNGLAAKIETTLQADPFNGHVFVFRGRRGDIIKLLWWTGDGLCLLAKRLERGRFIWPQASSGTVTLTQAQLSMLLEGIDWRQPVRTWQPSSGL; from the coding sequence ATGATCGGCCTGCCGGCCCACACCCGGATCTGGATCGTCGCTGGCATCACCGACATGCGCTGCGGCTTCAACGGCCTGGCGGCCAAGATAGAGACGACGCTGCAGGCCGATCCATTCAACGGCCATGTGTTTGTATTTCGTGGCCGGCGCGGCGACATCATCAAACTGCTGTGGTGGACTGGCGACGGCCTGTGCCTGCTGGCCAAGCGGCTTGAGCGGGGCCGTTTCATCTGGCCGCAGGCCAGCAGCGGCACGGTCACGCTGACGCAGGCCCAACTGTCGATGCTGCTCGAAGGCATCGACTGGCGCCAGCCAGTACGCACCTGGCAACCATCGTCGGGCTTGTAA
- a CDS encoding ogr/Delta-like zinc finger family protein, with product MRVIGLPCPHCEYTVRAVKSRTMSAMFKEITYMCQNPECGHSFVAGLEVLRTLSLSAMPKADIRIPMSQHARTAATSQLALDLTAGC from the coding sequence ATGAGAGTCATCGGCCTGCCCTGCCCGCATTGCGAATACACCGTCCGCGCCGTCAAGAGCCGCACCATGTCCGCCATGTTCAAGGAAATCACCTACATGTGCCAGAACCCTGAATGCGGGCACTCCTTCGTGGCAGGCCTGGAAGTACTGCGCACCCTCTCGCTGTCCGCCATGCCCAAGGCCGATATCCGCATTCCAATGTCCCAGCATGCGCGCACGGCAGCCACCAGCCAGCTGGCCCTGGACCTGACTGCGGGCTGCTGA
- a CDS encoding helix-turn-helix domain-containing protein, whose product MREIIGVRLKAERERLGYNQADFAAVGGASKRTQIDWEQGKQVPNAEFLAAVAAIGVDVLYVVTGQFTPGNLSADESEVVAGYRKMDIRGRAGVLGLIGGMNQPQNLVQPVHHGDIGQNIYGNITGPNTVKMPNKSKKKPI is encoded by the coding sequence TTGCGTGAAATTATTGGTGTGCGTCTTAAGGCTGAACGTGAACGACTCGGCTATAACCAGGCGGATTTTGCGGCGGTAGGTGGGGCCTCAAAGCGTACCCAGATCGACTGGGAGCAAGGGAAGCAAGTACCAAATGCGGAGTTTCTAGCTGCTGTTGCGGCAATTGGGGTTGATGTGCTCTATGTTGTTACGGGCCAATTCACGCCTGGGAACTTGAGCGCGGACGAGAGCGAAGTTGTTGCTGGATATCGCAAGATGGATATTCGTGGAAGGGCTGGCGTGCTTGGCTTAATCGGCGGAATGAACCAGCCGCAAAACCTTGTGCAGCCAGTGCACCATGGTGATATTGGACAAAATATTTACGGCAATATCACTGGGCCAAATACAGTAAAAATGCCCAATAAGAGTAAAAAGAAACCCATTTGA
- a CDS encoding replication endonuclease: MPSKEILKPAQRHEAFLRSPYFAPELARIPYKWRNRVITAAMAKMAWSSWYKVYESIATSFVREFADLYVPAGVDLSQSDADIVATAERAADGVTKMLWMAVSDTHALQIMEDECASYGIELPEFDALTDTIARLVDARWWRRQLRKRVKRAFEAGNIRLGYVKYSGEPYASNDAVLSRLAQNRRNAAALAATLVQNEHGQQFSIAELAEKTTANKAIRRGELMLRINGFEQIARECGDQGIFITWTCPSRFHAMQHSGKPNDKFDGSTPREANAYLGKMTSLCRSALARRGIGLYGFRIAEPHHDGCPHWHLLLFVRPTAKYKTVHLQDVAGRAIRIMKRYAWRVDRGEPGAFARRLDVKRIDWAKGSASGYIAKYVAKNIDGVADHKTKEGYVVTADTEGDVELTPSARVESWAACWGIRQFQQWGGAPVTVWRELRRIEKSMLNEAPAAMRRAWDAVQKIQGEKRACWAEYLRAQGGALVPRKELVVTLAKDEKTVIGRYGETLRTTPYGVRCSDLIGVVFKSVRHTWTPVQATGGRGVAVGVAVPRTRVNNCTHPDRPAPATPPAAPVPDLPDEAKTAVIAAWAAVNACPYPRLIVPDTPPQEGNGT, translated from the coding sequence ATGCCATCTAAAGAAATTCTCAAGCCCGCCCAGCGTCACGAGGCGTTTTTGCGATCCCCGTACTTCGCGCCCGAGCTGGCCCGCATCCCCTACAAATGGCGCAACCGCGTCATCACGGCCGCAATGGCCAAGATGGCCTGGTCGTCCTGGTACAAAGTCTATGAGTCCATCGCCACCAGCTTTGTGCGCGAATTCGCCGATCTGTACGTGCCGGCTGGCGTCGATCTGTCGCAAAGCGACGCCGATATCGTGGCCACCGCCGAGCGCGCGGCCGATGGTGTCACTAAGATGCTGTGGATGGCCGTGTCCGACACGCACGCCCTGCAGATCATGGAAGATGAATGCGCCTCGTATGGCATCGAGCTTCCCGAGTTCGATGCGCTGACGGACACCATCGCCCGCCTGGTGGATGCCCGCTGGTGGCGCCGCCAGTTGCGCAAACGCGTCAAGCGCGCCTTTGAAGCGGGCAATATCCGCCTGGGCTATGTGAAATACAGCGGCGAACCCTACGCCAGCAACGACGCCGTGCTGTCGCGCCTGGCGCAAAACCGGCGAAACGCGGCAGCGCTGGCCGCCACGCTGGTGCAGAACGAGCACGGCCAGCAATTTAGCATCGCCGAGCTGGCCGAGAAAACGACCGCGAATAAAGCCATCCGGCGCGGCGAGTTGATGTTGCGCATCAACGGCTTTGAGCAGATCGCCCGCGAGTGCGGCGACCAGGGCATTTTCATCACCTGGACGTGCCCATCGCGCTTCCACGCCATGCAGCACAGCGGCAAGCCAAACGACAAGTTCGACGGCTCCACGCCGCGCGAGGCGAATGCCTACCTGGGCAAGATGACGTCGCTGTGCCGCTCCGCGCTGGCGCGCCGAGGTATCGGCCTGTACGGCTTTCGCATCGCCGAGCCGCATCACGATGGGTGCCCGCATTGGCATTTGCTGCTGTTCGTGCGCCCCACCGCGAAATACAAGACGGTTCACCTGCAGGATGTGGCAGGCCGCGCCATCCGCATCATGAAGCGCTACGCCTGGCGCGTGGACCGTGGCGAACCGGGCGCCTTCGCGCGCCGCCTGGACGTGAAACGCATCGACTGGGCCAAGGGCAGCGCCTCCGGCTACATCGCCAAGTACGTGGCCAAGAACATCGACGGCGTGGCCGACCACAAGACCAAGGAAGGCTATGTCGTCACCGCCGACACTGAAGGCGATGTCGAGCTGACGCCATCGGCGCGCGTCGAGTCCTGGGCCGCCTGCTGGGGCATCCGTCAATTCCAGCAATGGGGTGGCGCGCCCGTGACCGTGTGGCGCGAACTGCGCCGCATCGAGAAAAGCATGCTCAACGAAGCCCCGGCCGCCATGCGCCGCGCCTGGGATGCCGTGCAAAAGATCCAGGGCGAAAAGCGCGCCTGCTGGGCCGAATACTTGCGCGCCCAGGGCGGCGCCCTGGTGCCGCGCAAGGAACTGGTCGTCACCCTGGCCAAGGACGAAAAGACCGTCATCGGTCGCTATGGCGAAACGCTGCGCACCACGCCCTACGGCGTGCGCTGCAGCGACCTCATCGGCGTGGTCTTCAAGTCCGTGCGCCATACGTGGACGCCGGTACAGGCCACAGGCGGGCGCGGGGTGGCTGTTGGGGTTGCCGTTCCTCGGACTCGTGTAAATAACTGTACGCACCCCGACCGCCCTGCCCCGGCCACGCCGCCGGCGGCGCCAGTGCCTGACCTTCCCGACGAGGCAAAAACAGCCGTGATTGCCGCCTGGGCGGCCGTCAATGCCTGCCCGTATCCCCGGCTGATCGTCCCCGACACCCCACCCCAAGAAGGGAATGGCACATGA